One Salvelinus namaycush isolate Seneca chromosome 29, SaNama_1.0, whole genome shotgun sequence genomic region harbors:
- the LOC120024343 gene encoding G patch domain-containing protein 2-like isoform X1, giving the protein MSGAANLKTFSKAGTSWHFSRTMDELVHDLVSALEESSEQAARGGFGDGGDHALAVGCLLKRQARKRRGRKRRSDNPHPPWETGHLSEGSESSLDEHKDYRATTGSVASSNSHARDNSDSDEQLGPKRRTPLNPDTGRGKRPLWQEDLGGVGSAEGSRSLRRRRKVKLMAVDPPLEAVTSNSTTPMLGPPPVPKPHGGCRIPGVSAAEGRAGMELTGGGVGGKCRVKKRKLAAHRLGLEATDEGVVVERGDAIMRQAGPKDKMEFEEQKGSDEDMSDRCETSSVSNSSDGGLYTNDEGRQGDDEQSDWFYEGEPGGACGVAGVIPWWEREAGEELDLADPVFNSILTGSFPIMSPGAQRGFQARLSRLHGGPQGQASQGSPGQTFNERLGRHHQDPHSHDPWFSPGSRREHGQMHWDSRSDRGHRRSCSVKTASRQTSGHLGSLCTGDVKRRRKAAPLGLPPPTGLVGESAGPIPETNMGNRMLQSMGWSPGMGLGPEGRGITEPVRATQRPKGAGLGFN; this is encoded by the exons ATGTCAGGTGCAGCTAATTTAAAGACCTTTAGTAAAGCGGGAACCAGCTG GCACTTTAGCCGGACGATGGACGAGCTGGTCCATGACCTGGTGTCGGCGCTGGAGGAGAGCTCGGAGCAGGCGGCGCGGGGGGGTTTTGGGGATGGGGGGGACCACGCGCTGGCTGTGGGCTGCCTGCTGAAGAGACAGGCCCGGAAACGCCGTGGGAGGAAGAGACGCTCTGACAATCCCCACCCGCCCTGGGAGACTGGCCACCTCAGTGAGGGCTCCGAGTCCAGCCTGGACGAACACAAG GACTACCGTGCCACCACAGGCAGCGTTGCCAGCAGTAACAGCCACGCCCGTGACAACAGCGACTCTGACGAGCAGCTGGGGCCCAAGCGCCGTACCCCCCTGAACCCTGACACAGGACGTGGCAAGCGTCCCCTCTGGCAGGAGGACCTTGGAGGAGTGGGGAGCGCGGAGGGGTCCCGCAGTTTGAGACGCCGCCGCAAGGTCAAACTCATGGCCGTCGATCCCCCTCTGGAGGCAGTGACCTCCAATAGCACCACCCCCATGCTAGGTCCCCCGCCTGTCCCCAAGCCCCACGGAGGGTGCAGGATCCCTGGGGTGAGCGCGGCTGAGGGCAGGGCGGGGATGGAGCTCACTGGTGGCGGAGTTGGAGGGAAGTGCAGGGTGAAGAAGAGGAAACTGGCAGCCCACAGGCTCGGGTTGGAGGCGACTGATGAGGGGGTAGTGGTGGAGCGTGGGGACGCCATTATGCGGCAGGCGGGGCCCAAGGACAAGATGGAGTTTGAGGAGCAGAAGGGCTCGGACGAGGACATGAGTGACAGGTG TGAGACCAGCAGTGTGAGCAACAGTAGTGATGGTGGACTGTACACCAATGATGAGGGGAGGCAAG GTGATGATGAGCAGAGTGACTGGTTCTATGAGGGGGAGCCGGGGGGGGCGTGTGGGGTGGCGGGGGTGATTccctggtgggagagagaggcaggggaggaACTGGACCTGGCTGACCCGGTCTTCAACAGCATCCTCACCGGATCCTTCCCCATCATGAGCCCCGGGGCACAGAGAG GGTTCCAGGCCAggctgagccggcttcatggggGGCCCCAGGGCCAGGCTTCTCAAGGCAGCCCAGGACAAACCTTCAACGAGCGGCTGGGACGACACCACCAGGACCCCCACTCACACGA CCCGTGGTTTAGTCCGGGATCTAGAAGAGAACATGGACAG ATGCACTGGGACTCACGGTCAGACAGAGGCCATCGGAGGAGCTGCTCAGTAAAGACGGCCAGCAG GCAGACGAGTGGTCACCTGGGGTCTCTGTGTACGGGGGACGTCAAGAGGAGACGTAAAGCAGCACCCCTTGGCTTACCTCCGCCCACAG GGTTGGTAGGTGAGAGTGCAGGGCCCATCCCAGAGACCAACATGGGCAACCGGATGCTGCAGAGTATGGGCTGGAGCCCCGGCATGGGCCTGGGTCCGGAGGGCAGGGGCATCACCGAGCCCGTTCGGGCCACACAGAGACCCAAGGGAGCGGGTCTGGGTTTTAACTGA
- the LOC120024343 gene encoding G patch domain-containing protein 2-like isoform X2 produces MSGAANLKTFSKAGTSWHFSRTMDELVHDLVSALEESSEQAARGGFGDGGDHALAVGCLLKRQARKRRGRKRRSDNPHPPWETGHLSEGSESSLDEHKDYRATTGSVASSNSHARDNSDSDEQLGPKRRTPLNPDTGRGKRPLWQEDLGGVGSAEGSRSLRRRRKVKLMAVDPPLEAVTSNSTTPMLGPPPVPKPHGGCRIPGVSAAEGRAGMELTGGGVGGKCRVKKRKLAAHRLGLEATDEGVVVERGDAIMRQAGPKDKMEFEEQKGSDEDMSDSETSSVSNSSDGGLYTNDEGRQGDDEQSDWFYEGEPGGACGVAGVIPWWEREAGEELDLADPVFNSILTGSFPIMSPGAQRGFQARLSRLHGGPQGQASQGSPGQTFNERLGRHHQDPHSHDPWFSPGSRREHGQMHWDSRSDRGHRRSCSVKTASRQTSGHLGSLCTGDVKRRRKAAPLGLPPPTGLVGESAGPIPETNMGNRMLQSMGWSPGMGLGPEGRGITEPVRATQRPKGAGLGFN; encoded by the exons ATGTCAGGTGCAGCTAATTTAAAGACCTTTAGTAAAGCGGGAACCAGCTG GCACTTTAGCCGGACGATGGACGAGCTGGTCCATGACCTGGTGTCGGCGCTGGAGGAGAGCTCGGAGCAGGCGGCGCGGGGGGGTTTTGGGGATGGGGGGGACCACGCGCTGGCTGTGGGCTGCCTGCTGAAGAGACAGGCCCGGAAACGCCGTGGGAGGAAGAGACGCTCTGACAATCCCCACCCGCCCTGGGAGACTGGCCACCTCAGTGAGGGCTCCGAGTCCAGCCTGGACGAACACAAG GACTACCGTGCCACCACAGGCAGCGTTGCCAGCAGTAACAGCCACGCCCGTGACAACAGCGACTCTGACGAGCAGCTGGGGCCCAAGCGCCGTACCCCCCTGAACCCTGACACAGGACGTGGCAAGCGTCCCCTCTGGCAGGAGGACCTTGGAGGAGTGGGGAGCGCGGAGGGGTCCCGCAGTTTGAGACGCCGCCGCAAGGTCAAACTCATGGCCGTCGATCCCCCTCTGGAGGCAGTGACCTCCAATAGCACCACCCCCATGCTAGGTCCCCCGCCTGTCCCCAAGCCCCACGGAGGGTGCAGGATCCCTGGGGTGAGCGCGGCTGAGGGCAGGGCGGGGATGGAGCTCACTGGTGGCGGAGTTGGAGGGAAGTGCAGGGTGAAGAAGAGGAAACTGGCAGCCCACAGGCTCGGGTTGGAGGCGACTGATGAGGGGGTAGTGGTGGAGCGTGGGGACGCCATTATGCGGCAGGCGGGGCCCAAGGACAAGATGGAGTTTGAGGAGCAGAAGGGCTCGGACGAGGACATGAGTGACAG TGAGACCAGCAGTGTGAGCAACAGTAGTGATGGTGGACTGTACACCAATGATGAGGGGAGGCAAG GTGATGATGAGCAGAGTGACTGGTTCTATGAGGGGGAGCCGGGGGGGGCGTGTGGGGTGGCGGGGGTGATTccctggtgggagagagaggcaggggaggaACTGGACCTGGCTGACCCGGTCTTCAACAGCATCCTCACCGGATCCTTCCCCATCATGAGCCCCGGGGCACAGAGAG GGTTCCAGGCCAggctgagccggcttcatggggGGCCCCAGGGCCAGGCTTCTCAAGGCAGCCCAGGACAAACCTTCAACGAGCGGCTGGGACGACACCACCAGGACCCCCACTCACACGA CCCGTGGTTTAGTCCGGGATCTAGAAGAGAACATGGACAG ATGCACTGGGACTCACGGTCAGACAGAGGCCATCGGAGGAGCTGCTCAGTAAAGACGGCCAGCAG GCAGACGAGTGGTCACCTGGGGTCTCTGTGTACGGGGGACGTCAAGAGGAGACGTAAAGCAGCACCCCTTGGCTTACCTCCGCCCACAG GGTTGGTAGGTGAGAGTGCAGGGCCCATCCCAGAGACCAACATGGGCAACCGGATGCTGCAGAGTATGGGCTGGAGCCCCGGCATGGGCCTGGGTCCGGAGGGCAGGGGCATCACCGAGCCCGTTCGGGCCACACAGAGACCCAAGGGAGCGGGTCTGGGTTTTAACTGA